The proteins below are encoded in one region of Deltaproteobacteria bacterium:
- a CDS encoding Ig-like domain-containing protein — protein MMPTYRHLIHSLFTLLLVLSLATTAHAQLDEHCTVAVLNRTVQVKPDGTWVLPNIPANFGQVRARATCVENGMTRSGESALFSIPANGSANVPRIQLDAVTPIPSSLSLSAPRTTLTTAGETVQVTVTARFPDGSTQDVSAGSTGTNYVISNPAVATISPDGLVTAVASGTVIISALHEGALGLLRLQVILAGGDSDGDGLTNKQELIDYGTNLNLTDTDGDGLSDGAEVRQFGTNPLLVDTDGDGTNDGREVQCGSDPKNATDRGRKLISITVAPPVFTINANTILLSEAYWQLAVTGTLANNCGTVNLTPIAQGTNYTSSNLTTCNFGTEGGRVFAGADGTCPITASNSGLSAMANGTVTTFAPTTLASLNIPGTTNNVEVSGDFAYVAAGAAGLQIVNVADRSAPVIAGSLDTPGNAQDVQVIGNLAYVADGASGLRIIDVTNPNAPVSRGVLDTPGDAQDVVVNGSRAFVADGASGLRIIDVTNPAAPSVLGFVDTAGTASGVDVDPQRNLAVVADGATGIQVIDITDVAHPTIIGSVDTGTAADVVVRDAFAFVADLASSLTVVDLSDPRIPVVRASTPASTGGLLNDLALTGRFVLGAATFRPTNVPIIDVSTPPAPQPRALLNFSAFSSDVGTGIAADSAFVYLTTGGNRLLIGQYLAQEDDGGHPPTVRIASPAPGETVIEGSSLPITAEASDDIAVVAVSLLVNGNVIATDTSAPYQFNFTVPEGISSLTFGATAGDLGGNEGTAEDVTVNVIPDPLTTAIGSVVDKDGNPVEGATVTCLGVSSLSDSAGAFSITGLPTIRGAISCEASFMVSRTTLKGRSQSVPPVLGGTTDVGVITVTQILTEDFEDGILDSMISIQTVNVPLFPGSSQGAGIKNVTALGSTKAFGFGRSSCGASCFDNYVSTLKITLGEPTFVSTISFKYMELFENWGSGGRIVIDGVTLAGGTFGRLPYNDRQPDSVPTLGMWTVNKVVTVIDLRVGDITNRSEIYIDDLIIK, from the coding sequence GTGATGCCGACGTACCGCCACCTTATTCACTCGTTATTCACGCTTCTCCTCGTCTTGTCCCTGGCAACGACGGCGCACGCCCAGCTCGACGAGCACTGCACTGTCGCTGTCCTCAACCGCACAGTGCAGGTGAAGCCGGATGGCACCTGGGTGCTGCCCAACATTCCCGCCAACTTTGGCCAAGTGCGAGCACGGGCGACGTGTGTGGAGAACGGCATGACCCGTTCGGGGGAGTCCGCTTTGTTCTCTATTCCTGCCAATGGTTCGGCCAATGTTCCACGTATTCAACTTGATGCCGTGACCCCCATTCCTTCCTCGCTCTCGCTGTCCGCGCCAAGAACCACTCTCACGACTGCCGGGGAAACCGTGCAGGTGACAGTCACTGCCCGCTTTCCCGACGGCAGCACGCAGGATGTCTCCGCCGGCAGCACCGGCACGAACTATGTCATCAGCAACCCCGCCGTGGCCACGATTTCTCCTGATGGCCTTGTCACTGCCGTCGCTAGCGGTACGGTGATTATTTCCGCCCTGCACGAAGGTGCTCTAGGATTGTTACGTCTTCAAGTCATCTTAGCTGGCGGCGATTCCGATGGCGACGGTCTGACCAACAAGCAAGAACTCATTGACTACGGCACGAATCTGAATCTCACAGATACTGACGGCGACGGTCTCTCTGACGGCGCTGAGGTAAGGCAGTTTGGTACGAATCCATTGCTAGTTGACACTGACGGAGACGGCACGAACGATGGGAGAGAAGTGCAGTGTGGCAGCGACCCGAAAAATGCCACTGACCGTGGTCGCAAGCTGATCTCGATCACCGTGGCTCCTCCGGTCTTCACCATCAATGCCAACACCATCCTCCTATCCGAAGCCTACTGGCAGCTTGCCGTCACGGGTACCCTCGCCAACAATTGCGGCACTGTCAACTTGACCCCTATCGCCCAGGGGACCAACTACACGTCCAGTAACCTGACTACGTGCAACTTCGGCACTGAGGGCGGGCGGGTTTTTGCCGGGGCGGATGGAACGTGCCCGATCACAGCCAGCAACAGCGGCCTTTCTGCCATGGCGAACGGCACGGTGACGACCTTCGCACCAACAACGCTGGCCTCTCTCAACATTCCGGGCACGACGAATAATGTCGAGGTGAGCGGTGACTTTGCCTATGTTGCGGCTGGGGCGGCTGGGCTGCAAATCGTCAATGTAGCGGATCGGAGTGCTCCGGTTATTGCCGGATCGCTTGATACCCCTGGGAACGCTCAAGACGTGCAAGTTATTGGCAACCTCGCGTATGTTGCCGATGGTGCCTCGGGCTTACGGATTATCGACGTGACGAATCCCAATGCTCCGGTTTCGCGTGGCGTGCTCGATACGCCGGGCGACGCTCAGGACGTGGTAGTGAATGGTTCCCGCGCGTTCGTGGCCGATGGGGCCAGCGGTTTGCGGATTATCGATGTGACGAATCCTGCCGCTCCGAGTGTGCTGGGGTTCGTGGATACGGCAGGGACGGCCAGCGGAGTGGATGTTGATCCACAACGGAATCTAGCAGTGGTGGCCGATGGCGCAACTGGCATCCAGGTCATAGACATTACCGATGTCGCTCATCCGACCATTATCGGTAGTGTCGATACCGGCACTGCTGCTGATGTCGTCGTGCGAGACGCCTTTGCCTTCGTGGCAGATCTTGCCAGCAGCCTGACTGTGGTAGACCTGAGCGATCCCCGTATTCCAGTCGTGCGGGCTTCAACTCCTGCAAGTACAGGAGGCTTACTGAATGATCTTGCCTTGACTGGTCGGTTTGTCCTTGGGGCAGCCACCTTCCGTCCAACAAACGTTCCGATTATCGACGTTAGTACCCCTCCGGCTCCTCAGCCCCGTGCCCTCCTGAACTTTAGCGCCTTTAGCTCCGACGTTGGCACTGGTATCGCCGCTGATAGTGCGTTTGTGTATTTGACGACTGGGGGGAATCGCCTATTGATCGGTCAGTATTTGGCGCAAGAAGACGATGGCGGGCATCCGCCGACGGTGCGCATCGCTTCACCTGCCCCAGGAGAAACGGTCATTGAGGGTTCTTCCTTGCCGATTACCGCCGAAGCCTCGGACGATATCGCCGTGGTCGCAGTCAGTCTGCTAGTCAACGGAAATGTTATAGCCACCGACACCTCCGCTCCGTACCAATTTAACTTCACTGTTCCGGAAGGGATATCCTCGCTTACCTTCGGTGCGACCGCCGGTGACTTGGGCGGCAACGAAGGAACGGCGGAGGATGTAACGGTCAACGTGATTCCCGATCCTTTGACCACGGCAATTGGCAGTGTGGTGGACAAGGATGGGAATCCTGTAGAGGGAGCGACCGTGACGTGCCTTGGCGTCTCGAGCCTCTCTGATTCCGCTGGGGCTTTCTCGATTACGGGTCTGCCAACGATTCGAGGCGCGATCTCCTGCGAAGCTTCTTTCATGGTCAGCAGGACGACATTGAAGGGGAGATCTCAGAGTGTTCCTCCGGTGTTGGGCGGCACCACGGACGTTGGCGTGATTACGGTAACTCAAATTCTGACGGAGGATTTCGAAGATGGAATTCTCGACTCGATGATCTCTATTCAGACTGTCAACGTGCCGTTATTCCCTGGCTCCAGTCAGGGTGCTGGCATAAAGAATGTCACGGCTCTTGGCAGTACGAAAGCGTTCGGCTTCGGGCGATCTAGTTGTGGAGCGAGTTGTTTCGATAACTATGTGAGCACCTTGAAAATCACTTTGGGCGAACCGACATTTGTCTCTACTATTTCTTTCAAATATATGGAGCTTTTTGAGAATTGGGGGTCTGGGGGACGGATTGTTATTGATGGTGTCACCCTTGCGGGGGGGACGTTCGGGAGATTACCCTATAATGACAGGCAACCGGACAGCGTGCCCACGCTGGGAATGTGGACAGTTAACAAGGTGGTAACTGTTATCGATCTCCGTGTAGGTGATATTACTAATCGGAGTGAAATATACATTGATGATTTGATCATTAAGTGA
- a CDS encoding type II toxin-antitoxin system VapC family toxin, with protein MALYYFDTSALVKYYVTEPGSTWVRRLLDERDAGTGHFQHVILIAEITRVEVAAGLAVIERAGRIRRSERDRAYTHFLSQLIHRYAVIPLTTDDLEAAANLTQRRPLRAYDAVQLATALRYRRLLAAYPLVFVCGDNTLMTAAQAEGLSTVNPFDHIAPEDQ; from the coding sequence ATGGCTCTGTACTACTTCGACACCAGCGCTTTGGTCAAATACTACGTCACAGAACCGGGCAGCACGTGGGTGCGCCGGTTGCTCGACGAGCGAGACGCGGGAACCGGTCATTTCCAGCATGTCATCCTCATCGCGGAAATCACGCGCGTCGAGGTCGCGGCGGGACTTGCCGTTATCGAGAGGGCAGGTCGGATCAGGCGGTCGGAGCGCGACCGGGCCTATACGCATTTTCTTTCTCAGCTTATTCATCGTTATGCCGTTATCCCGCTCACCACCGACGATCTTGAAGCAGCGGCAAATCTGACCCAACGTCGTCCCCTCAGAGCCTACGATGCCGTACAACTAGCGACAGCACTGCGCTATCGTCGCCTCTTAGCTGCTTATCCTCTTGTCTTTGTTTGTGGTGACAACACCCTCATGACCGCCGCTCAGGCCGAAGGACTTTCCACCGTCAATCCATTCGACCACATCGCTCCTGAAGACCAATAG
- a CDS encoding (deoxy)nucleoside triphosphate pyrophosphohydrolase, with protein sequence MALIRVSAGVLTKGSQVLLCQRRAEDLHPHKWEFPGGKAQDGEDEATCLRRELHEELGIDATVGATLHVTTHTYPNGRGVALHFFHVPSFRGALVNTQFQAVVWTELADLPSYDLLEGDVEFVAALASGKWSQILQSA encoded by the coding sequence ATGGCGCTCATTCGTGTCTCCGCTGGCGTGCTGACGAAGGGTTCGCAAGTTTTGCTCTGCCAGCGGCGAGCGGAAGACCTGCATCCCCATAAGTGGGAATTCCCCGGAGGAAAAGCCCAAGACGGGGAAGACGAAGCGACCTGCTTACGACGAGAGCTGCACGAAGAGCTGGGCATCGACGCCACCGTGGGCGCGACGCTCCACGTCACTACGCATACCTATCCCAACGGACGCGGTGTAGCGCTACATTTTTTCCACGTGCCTTCGTTCCGTGGAGCGCTCGTCAACACACAGTTCCAGGCAGTAGTGTGGACAGAACTCGCCGACCTACCCTCTTATGATCTTCTCGAAGGCGATGTGGAATTTGTCGCCGCGCTCGCCAGCGGCAAGTGGAGCCAGATCTTGCAAAGTGCGTAG